A region of the Sarcophilus harrisii chromosome 3, mSarHar1.11, whole genome shotgun sequence genome:
ttttaatatatttaacatctactggtcatcctgccatttagggagggtggggggtaagagagtgaaaaattggaacaagaggtttggcaattgttaatgctgtaaagttacccatgtatatatcctgtaaattaaaggctattaaataaaaaaataaaaaaataaaaaataaaaaaagaaatgaccagcaggatgaatacagagaggcttggagagacttgcatgaactgatgctaagtgaaatgagcagaaccaagagatcattatatacttcaacaacggtACTGTATGAaacgtattctgatggaagtggatttgtttgacaaagagacctaatccagtttcaattgatcaatgatggacagaagcagctacacccaaagaaaaaacactgggaaatgaatgtaaactgtttgcacttttgttttcttccgggttattttaccttctgaatcaattctcctgtgcaacaaagaaaagctatttggatctgcacacatacattgtatctaggatatactaggacatattcaacatatataggactgcttgtcatctaggggagggggtggacgGTGGGAGGGagaaatcggaacagaagtgagtgcaagggataatgttgtaaaaaattaccctggcatgggttctgtcaataaaaagttattataataaataatatatatatatatatatatatatatatatatatatatatatatatatatatatataaaactagaaaaaaaaaaaggaaaaaaatactttcaccCCACTCCCTTCTTAACTGGCAAAGAACATGTGCTCATCACTTAAGgcagttttttaaactttttcccacCGTCGAccccttttcacctaagaaatttttacacaacctcagatatataggtatataaaataggtatacacatcaaatatttactgataataatcataacaaaaaaatgtttttggtatcctataattttaccatttattaaagccAAAAGCAAATATGCATATTGATAAGATGgctgtgcttgtttatttttatttttacctaaagaattaaatcttggcagaatgaTATCTTTTACTGCTGCCAAATGTTCCCATCCTCACCCAGTTACACTACGCCGCATAGGGTTgggacccacagtttaagaagcgtTGATTTAAGggatttttatcattcttttgctTGGTGAGACCGAGTCTGGCCTGAGCCTGTGCTTAATTTTAGCACATCATGGCTGTTGAATGACAAGACGAGGTTGGCTGGTGTTACTTTGCCAGAACCGGAGTCACCTGGATTCTCTTACCTCCCTAAAGTGCATTTTCTTCCGTTCCTCCCGCACTAACAATATGAAAGCCCAAGAGCGACGGGACCCCACAAAAGGGACTCAGGAGGATCCCCTCGGCGTTAAGGATTCATGGTCTGTTTCAGCTACACGTGCTGAGGATGCCCAGGATTGACGCGCTGTCCCAAGGACAGttaggagagaaagaatgggCAAAATGGGGCGCTGCGGAGGAAACTCCCCATAACCAGACACTTTCTTCTCAGGGAGCCGAGGCAGGTGATGGTGGTTGTTTTTATTCCTGGACAAGCCTTTACGGACGAAGACCAGTGGGAGCCCCCCAAGGTGGGCGTGTTCGGGGAAGGGCAGCCCCAGGGGGCTTCCGTGTAAGGACTCGCCCGCCCCCCGGCCCCGCTGATTTCCCACCCTTCGCCCCCAGAATCACAACAAAGGATCTGAGCAATCTCGGGCAGACCCCTCCTCGCTGAGGGGTTGCCCCCGAGAGGGGAGTCAAGGACTGCGCCTTCCCCCGCCGCTGCGCCCACGCGGACAAGGTCAAGGTCGCGAGGGGAGGCgcgagggagggagaagggagcgGCTCGCCCGCTCAGCCCGCCCTCGCCTCGAATCCGGGCCCGTGGCGCGCCTCCCGCCGGGAGcccggggcggggggcgggggcggggggcggggggcgggggctTCCGCACGTGTCCGCGGCCGCGTATCCCTCCGCGCGCTCTCGCCGCTGGCTCGCTGGGCGCCTCGCGCGGCGGAGGGATCCTTCGGGCCGCGCACGCTCGCTCGCTCGCGCCGCCCCGCCTGAGCTGAGGCTCCGCGGTGCCGGCCGGCCTCTCACTCGGAGCGGGGACGCGTCGGGCGCAGCAGCAGCGTCGGGAGCAGCGCGAGAAGAGCACCGAGCCACGAGCCGCCTCGGCCGCTGCCGCGGGGCGCAAGCCGGCCCTGCCCGCCGCCTCCCGGGCCCTGCCCGCCGCCTCCCGGGCCCTGCCCGCCGCCTCCCGGGCCCTGCCCGCCGCCTCCCGGGCCCTGCCCGCCGCCTCCCGGGCCCTGCCCGCCGCCTCCCGGGCCCTGCCCGCCGCCTCCCGGGCCCTGCCCGCCGCCTCCCGGGCCCGTCCCCGCCGCCTCCGCCCGGCCCGGCGGCTCGGCCCGGCTCGGCTCGGGGGTGGTTCCGTGCGTGCGCAGACCCGCCCGCCGCCCGCGCCCCGCGCCCCGCTCGCCCCGCTGCAGTGCGGACGGACGCCTCGAAGATGGCTGGCTGGCAGAGCTACGTGGACAACCTGATGTGCGATGGCTGCTGCCAGGAGGCCGCCATTGTCGGCTACTGCGACGCCAAGTACGTGTGGGCGGCCACCGCCGGAGGCATCTTCCAGAGCATCACGGTAAGCGGCGACGGCCGCGCGGCCCCCGAGCAGGGAAGGGGCCTTGGGGGcgccggggagggggaggggctcACGGGGCCCGGGAGGCTGGTCCCCCtcggaggaggaggatgaggagggggCTTTCGGGGCTTCTGGATCCCCCCCTCGGAGAAAGAGAAGTCTGCAATAGGGGAGGGGGCGCACGGGGATCTGGGCTGTTCCCCTTGGAGGAGGAGGCTGCAATAGGGAGGGGACGCTTTAGGATCCAGGCTGTTCCAGTAGGGGAGGGGGCTGTGAGCCCTGGGCTGTTCCCCTCGCCTCTGCTGCCCCGGATGCAGGAGCCTTAGCCCTCTCCTCGGGTGTCTTCCCCGGTAGGGCCATCATCGAATTGTTCCCGTGCATCCCTCCTTCCATCTCCGCATCCTCTCCaccactccccacccccaacttcgTGCATCCAGAAGGAAGGGTTAGGATGGTGATGGAGGTGGAATGGAAAGGAGCATGGGCAAAGGGGAGCGGTTTCCCCTTGTAGAGCTAGCTCctctttcccagcaattttgggATGGAGGAGCAAGAAAAGCTTGACAGCCTAAAATTGCGACTGAACTAGTTTCTCACTGGGTAGGATTCCCCCActgtttcattctcttttttaaaaaccttttttggtcgccccacccccatccccatctAGTTATAAGTTTCTCATGGATCTCAATTAAGATTGCTAGgaagaaacatatttttaaatatattttttcttccatttccttaacATCTTACCTTAAAATGTTGATTTGTTCAAACATGTAGGATTATCCTTATGAGGATTAATCCTGTTGAGGGAATCTGTTTTTGCTGCTTTCTGGCTAGGCAGatacgtgtgtatgtgtgcatagaAGTGCAAGCAAAAGCTTTATGTATTATagatgggggtgtgtgtgtgtgtgtgtatacattacatagaaatgtatgcatgtatgcataaaATGCAAACCAAAGCTTTGTGTTCTTATACGTATGTATGTTGGGGGAGGCGAGTGCCTAGCAAGACCAGGCAGAAACTGCTTCCCTGGAACATgcagagagtgtgtgtgtgtgtgtgtgtgtgtgtgtgcgcgtatGCGCGCGTTATATAACAGAAATGTCTTAAGTAAAGCGTAACGTTAAAGATGAAGGTGTGGCGGTAGGATCAGGGGCTAGGATGCTGCAGCCAGAGGTTACTTTACCTACttaatcttccttcttttccccacccccaacttgAGGCCCGGAGCTTTGCCTGCTGCTTGAAGCCGAGGCAGTGATGCCGGGCTTTCTCTGTTTCATTGCGCTCCTTTGGGCAACCCCGCAGCCAAGCGTTCTCGGGGACGTAACAGGGATTTCTGAACCCAGAGGGGAAGGCATGCTCCCGACCCTCGTGATGAAGGCAACAGTTTTTGCTGATTTGTGGGTTTTCCGTTTTTGCCCACCTGCCACTTTGGGGGATTCGgtgtgttgtgaaagaaaagggATGGAGATGAAGGACCGTTCCGCACTCTGATGTCCGTGCCTGAATGTTTCATTGGCTCCGCTAGCTTAAGGAATTGCCGGCATTGCGGCTTGGGGTGGGAGGAGGCCGGGCAGAGGGAATTCTCTGAGTCTTTGCGTAGGTTTTCCTGCGTCCTGGCCTCTAGTGCTTGCCGCAGACTTAAGTCTTCAACGTAGGTGTCTTTCGTGAATCCCAACCTTAACGTTGACactgagttttttttcccccagatatcCTCCAAGATGGCGAACTGCCATTAATTTCTCATTCCATacatcattttccttctcctgcGAAATATTAATTCCTAACCTCCCCAAACTGTTATTCAGTTTAGTTCCAAAAAGACAGATTCTTGGGAGGGGAGAAAGtatggagggaagagaagaagggttTTCAGTTGGTTATTTTAATATTCTGgtaatatttaatatgtttctACCACTTCTTTTCTCCTTAGTGGTATTTCATCAGGAAGGATTTGGTTTAGATTATTTCTGCTGTACATAATATGCTTGTTAGTCTACATAACAACCTTTTTTTCGTATTTTAGACACAAGCAGTAACTGATTTTGTTTAAAGCATTAGTGGTGAGAGGTCTTGACTTAGTTGCCATGTTTGAGGAGaatttgctttttaatctttAACTACCAATcatttttgctgtttatttctgcCCACAGGCCTTCAAAATAAATCATTGAAATGGTACTGTATCAGAtagttttgccttttttccttcctctcatttctctctcattctgAACTACTGTAGGTTTACTTAATGTTTGTGAGTTGATGGATTTTAAAGGGTAATCTTGGACACTGGTCCTTTAAGATTTTCTGTATCTGCAGTGGACTAGGGTTAAAGGAAAACCCTGAGGTCTGGCATCTGGGGATCAAGTTTCCCTTTACTGCTTTCAGCCTTCCCCAGCAGCCTTTGTGTGCCTGGCTGCTGTCTGGCTGGGCAGACTCCCCCAGTGTGCTTGGACATGGCTGGGCCTGCTGTGACTCTGCATTTCTGATGGGGGCGATGCCTTCTTTTTCAGTCCTACAGTGTTAGAAAGCACATTTTCTTTTAAGGCCTATTGGCGACCTCACTTTCTTCTACTTCCCtccattttctgttcttttgccAGTGTTATCCCAGTATTAGAAAAAGAATTCTCATCCTTTTGCCTGAGAATTCATCATCAAaaatgggaggggagagaagatggTGAAAGAGTAATGAATGActagaaaaggggggaaatgactTAGAATCATGTAATGCTTATGAAATTCCTCCATGTTTATTAGCTCTTCTATTCAAACCAAGAATACCAACTAAGGGTTCTTTCTATTAGAGCAAATACTTTGTTAGGAGACTTCAGGACTATGATAAACTCAGATAATATTGAGTAAGAgacaaataataaattcattttaaaaaatgctatatcTGAATCTGTGtaattaaagattatttttaggTAGTCGATCTGatctaaatagaattttttactttattgtaaagagaaattttatattaaagtaatataaatgtgttacaaacaaaaatgcaatttatgactgaaatattttaaaggtgTCTGTgcctttgaaaaattttaatttgtatgaTTTTTCACTTAGCAGTTATGCCATTATGTCATGGGGAGTGTTTCCCATCCtattaaaatttaatcaaaattatttagtaagatttataaaatcaagTTTATAAGTTTTCTAACAAACTTATGAATTGGATAAGACTACATTCAAGGTTccaaagttttaatttttcatagtgAAATTTGGAGGCCCtgataataataatgttgttAATTTCACCTGCAGAATTTTGTGTTAAAATTTCCAAAGAATGTACTGacttctggttttgttttgtttttgctttgttttttggcAGCCAATAGAAATAGACATGATTGTAGGAAAAGATCGAGAGGGTTTCTTTACCAATGGTTTGACTCTTGGTGCAAAGAAGTGCTCAGTAATCAGAGATAGTCTGTATGTGGATGGTGACTGCACAATGGACATCAGGACAAAGAGTCAAGGTGGTGAACCAACATATAATGTTGCTGTAGGCAGAGCTGGCCGAGGTAAGTAAgactttctgaaaacaaaattaGTTACTGTAAGGTAATCAGTTAATTGCTATTGAATTGCCACCTCATAActtgcatccttttttttttaaaaagtcttttaatatataaaacaatgtcAGTCCATAACTAAGGgattaatcctttaaaaaaaaaaaaaaactattaagatgGTTTCCATGTATTGTGTGGCACTAGATGACAAATGTACTAAAATTTCCTGTCAAGTGCTAAATCTTAATTCTGTCATCATTCTAAATGTGAATATATTCTGTATTAACACTAATCTTTACATTTGTAAATTTCAtaaatttcctttcttcaaaaGTACTTAGCATGTCACTAATGATGGTGGAATaagattattaaaatatacaCATTGATTAAACCAATTAATAGGGAGATAATCATAGAAGCATAGATTGAACAGCTGGAAGGGGACCTAAGAGGTCCATCTAATTCTGTATATAACTTTATACCTTAGAAAACCGAGTCCTGaacaagttaagtaacttgctaaaGGTCCTGCAGCTTTATTAAAGCAGAATTAAAATTGAGATTTAGCCTTCCTCTGCTTCAGATCCATTGCTCTACTTATTGAACAGCACTgcctttcaaaattaattttgtcaGGTATGccctttccaattttccttgcctttatggtttgtttgttttttaaatattcattttattattttcagactttattagagaaagaaattatagaatcttagaagACACTGTATAGTGCACTCTCCTGCCTCACACAGGAATCTACCCTAGAATGTCCCTGTTAGGTGGTCGGGTATTTTGTGCCCATATAGAACTAGTAATGAGGAGCTTGTTATATCATAGATCATCCTGTTCCATTTTTGGAGAAGTGGTCTAATCCTTCACAGAAGGAAATTATGATTCAGAGAAGTAACATGAACTGCCCATAGCGACACAGCTATGGATTAGACATGTCAGGACCAAGTATTCTGACATTAAATCCAGGACTCTGTGCTACACTATGTTTGTTAAAAAAGTTCTTCCATATGTTGAGCCAAAATCTCCTTCCTGTAGCTTTTACTGTCTAGGCCTAATTCTGTCTTCTGAAGACATACAAAGTAATACTAACCTCTCCTCTTTAGGAAACATCTACTCCACTTTTCTGTGGTTTTTACTCTTATGCTAAACGTAGTAGTTTTGTTCCTTCAACCTTTCCTTATGTAACACGTTTTAGGGTCCCTCTCTGCATTGGTTCCAGTTTGATAAGTGCTAAAATGTGTTCAGAACTAAGCACAGTATTTCAGATGTGGAAAGCCCATCACAGAATATTGTTAGGGTCCTTCCtcccttgttctagaaattataTCCATATCATTACTCTTTTTCACTTGTTGAATTTGCAGTCAgttaaatttctatttatccCCTCATGTACTGTCATTTTAAGTTTTTCCGATTCTAGTaaagtttttttccttaagtgtttcaaatatatatatttacgtATCACCTCTGAACTTTCATCTTCATTCTGTTAATTTTTGGGAACTTGATTCTCTTAGTTTATGAGCCCTCCTTCAAGTTATATCATACCCAGATTTGATAAATCTGCCTCTTAGGTTTTTGTCAAGGTCACCAACAAattacagttattttatttttctattaaaccTCTACTGAGgtgattaaaataaagattttagatGATCTGCTTTTTCCACTCTatacttttgttttaatttaattgttttaattttcaaaatcttataGAACCGAGCATCTGAGAAtacttagattttaaaatacccaGGGAACCTAAGTTCTTTTTCTGACAGTAGTCTAGCTTTACAACTCATTCAGATGTTTATTGACTGTATGGtcaaattccaaaagacttttaTTCAGTAAACTTAAAAGGAATAAATCCTTGCTGCTTTTTAGGGAATGATTCttaaaagggggggaggaggaattaGTATTTGTCTCAATTGTTGTAAAAtccatttataatataaaattgtggagttattaaaaactttaaaaaaaaaaaaaaaggaaaatccttcttttctaaaatagcCAGGTTTTGAGCATTTCATGTGAAAATGGCATTATCATATATAAACTAATCATctaataaatcttttaaattggcttttcattttacagtatGATTCTAATGACTAAGATTGTCATTGCCTCAAAAGTTATTCATATAAATTGATTACAACTCTGGTAGCTGAGATGACTGgaatcttggattttttttttttttaatgtagaacaGAATTAGCTAAGTATAATTAATATATCTGAAATAGAAGGTTCTACATGTTAGATCATAGAGGTGTTAAGAAGACACTGATTTCAAGAAGTATCCTAGGAGTCCTGGCTCCTTGTCAGACACATGGTCTCTCAGGTcctcaattttatcttttaacattGGGCACAAATACCTGTACTGCTTGTGTCATGGGCTGTTCATTTCTAAAATCATAGCTTTAGATCTGAAAGGGAAGTTAGAAGGATGGCTAGAGGATTCATTCTcctattgtaaggataaaatgagataacataaaaaGAGCCATGTTAGGTGTAAACTGCTTTTAAAAACAGTAACGACACACCCCATACTTAAAAGTTCTTGAACCATTTTCTTTAAAAGTCCCTTTTTGATGCCTCCTGGTATATTAAGAATTCCGAGTTTTTGAAGGCCATACCAGTAAGTTGTGGTAGGTCCAATGAAGCCAGAAATGCCTCTGGGCACATCCCTGGCTGGCAATAGACTCTTCATCTGTAATTTCAGGGACCAGCTAAATTTGGAAAGGATCAGCATCAGGATATTGACCACCAAATGGTAATTTTGTCTTTTAGCTTGAGCACCTCTAAAGGAGTTTTATAATCCAGGTCTTTAGAGACTCGTGGTCTTATGTACAGTCTTCTGTCTTACAACATAAATAGAAACATTTGTTTTATGTAGTATTTTGATGAGAATTAAAAAAGTTTAAGGCCTATATTCTTCATTGAAGAAGTATCTGTACTGATTAATTAGTGAATacttaaaagttataattttactGACATCTAGTGGCAGTCAATATAAAATTTCCATCCATTcacttttttaatgaattttacatTCTACAGATAAACATCTTGTttattatattggatttaattcaCTTGGTTTAGTCTTAAATAAGAACATcagtaaacaaaaattttaaaactttaattcttCCATAGTTAAAATCCAATGAAAATTGTAACTCAATTACTTTTTCGTCTTAGCATCCCGTGTAGCAATAAAAGCCTAGTCATTTCTTAAgtggtattttaaaatgttggaggaaaaaaaatgcttaaaaaataggaaaatgtatATTTCCTGTTAAATAGAACAGCACCTAGGCACATTACTTGCCTAGGCATTTCAACATTTTTGTCATAGGTTTTCTCCTATACTATACAGGTTATTATTTCTCCATTACTGTATTTGTACAGAATTCATTTCCCAACTATTTTGAGGTTCTTTAGTGATCACAGTAATTGCTGTGCATGAGATTGTAGCTTTTTGCcagtttgaaaaaaatcaataaaatttctaGTTGTTTTGGAGTGATTTTAACTTTCTAAATGATCCATTTGGCACCAGTGCTTGGTAGCTCATGGCAAACCAGCTtaatataataacttttattaatttttattctatgtgCTGTCTGCTAAAACTTACATGACTTTCTGGTCTAACACTTCTTTTGAAacgcttttcttttttctctttcagtcttGGTCTTTGTAATGGGCAAAGAAGGGGTCCATGGAGGTGGATTGAATAAGAAGGCATACTCAATGGCCAAATACTTGAGAGACTCTGGGTTCTAGCTGCTAGGCAAGACTGTTAAGTATTAGGGGGATTGCTCTTAAACTTTCCTAATTGTAAGCGTAAGTCTTCATTCTGGAAATTTTATTAGCAATGCAGGTGATGGGGTTATGAACCTGTGTCTTCTTTGTATCCCTTTGTTGGTGGGGAAaggtgtttttggttttgtttcataaGTAATTCTGTTCACTTTTTGTTTCCTTGTGTACTCCAGCATTGGTTATAGTCATGGGAAAGGAAGGTGTCCATGGAGGGACACTGAACAAGAAAGCATTTGAACTCGCTTTATACCTGAGGAGGTCTGACGTCTAAGCAGCCTCTCCCCATCCACCTAGCAACCGTCTTCATCGCCACCCCACTTATGTTCATAATACTACCAGACAGTAGATGGtagttcatttgtttttatttacctATTTTCTAATGTCATGATTCTGTTTACCCAAATGGATCATTTGTATGTTAACCACTGTATGTAATAGGACCCTTATCTGGCACCATCATTGCAGCATAAAAATGATATGCATGATACCTTgaaatttgggggggaggggggcatgCCAATTTGGGCATTGCTTTATTTTAGCAATTAGTGGGATCTTGAGACTCCTAAAATAAGTTAACACTAATTAAGCGAGGTGCCGGTTGTACAATCTCCAATTTGATCAATGTCTTTTCAGCACTTTGAGCAATTACACAGCTCCCTTAGTCTTCCTTTTATAGAGCATGGTTGGGAGGAAAAAGTGCATgcatctctcttctctcctcccctctcctcccttcccacaTACGATACTTTGTTTGCTTCCATCTCCTCATGCAGTGCCTGGATTATTCAGCTAGTTTAACACTATCTTTGTTTATGAGCTGCTGAGAACTGCAGGACATTTTGccttagtattgttgttgtacTCCAGTAGagacaaagttttttttcctagtgtcTAGAGCACACACTTTTTTTGAGTACAATGGCAAACAAGAGCAAAAGGTGCAAAACGGCGCACTTCCTTCTCAATCTTACAGAAACTTATGGATCGACTCCCCAGGGACATTCTGTCACTGCAATAGCTCAGGCACTTGAGAGgtctgtgtctgtcttttctttttcatatcagctcctgttctgttttttaaaattgatttatgaAAGGCTGCCATCATGGACATTAGATACCCCAACATAACCATCTGGAGTGTGTCCGAATTTTTTCATAGGACCAATTTTTATTTGCAGCTTGGGTTTTCGTATGAAATTATGTTGTTGTTGTGGGAAAACTGCCACCTTCAGCTATATATACTGGTAGTCTAGACTGACTTATTTTGGTCTGATCACTGATTGGTTAAAAAGTAAATGGAATTGCTGCTTTAATACCGATATTTGGATGAGGGTTGGAAGTTTTATAAGCTAAAATAGTTGAAATAGACACATTTCAAATTCTAAAACCTGCATTTGGCCTGTCACACCCTTGCTGTGGAGTAACTCTGCCTTGTGCTCTAGTCATCCAAAATATGTGTAACCAAGCTGTCAGTTCAAAGCACGGAACTAACTtgtatgttcattttaaaaaaaataaaaaagcaaatgacttctgtataaaaaaataaatgggagatGGTATTGGTTGGAATAACTGACTTGGCTGTCTtgtgatgaattttttaaatatgtattctgTGCCATACTATTGTTAAAAATGAACTGTTGCTATTGTGAGATGGATCTTAACTAACCCATTAAGGGTTTCTTATTTTGAATGGCACTATTTTAGGGACATTCTCGTATTTGCTTCTATTGTTTGGGCCTTGTGGATAAtgtacagattttaaaaaaaaaaatcttgttgcTGATTTATCCATTTCTTTCCCTGCACTTTGTTACATCTGGGATACAGTCTAACTCATCTGATTTAATATGCATTTCAAAAAATGCCATAATTAAAACACCTTGTTTACAGACAGATGAAATAAATTTATTCCAACCAAATAAAATCTAGGCTCTTGTCTGTGTAACATATGGACTTCCTACTCTGCTTGACTTTCtatattcatgtatatttcttcctcttcctctacaAAAATGGGAATATACACTTAACTAAATCCTGCTGTGAACCATCATAACAAAACTCCTTAGCTGACTGGCCACTTATTCAATACTAAGTTAGGATAGTTCACAGAAATGAAACATAAGGGGATTTATTCCTGGAACTATAATCTCGCTGGTGCTGGTGCTCAGTTTATCACTAACCCACCCATGCCTTCATCCAGAGGGGGCTCTGTCCAAGGTGCTGAGGAGTTGCTTTGACATCATATAAAATCCAGAGACCATGTAGGCAGCCCATTCGTTATCCCAGTTGTTGGTTTTTGGCATCTACACTGACATTTGTTATGGTTCCCAAGTATTTCTCTTCCTTAAGGTTAAAAGGCAGTATAGTGGAGAGACTGCCTCAGAGCCAAGAACGTTTGGGTCTGACACACATCACTCAGGGCACCTTATCAATCACTGTACTTTGGATCCTCTCAAGATTAAGTTACGAAACGCACTGGCAGAGGCATTTACCAATAAAACTACAAATCCAGTCTTCGTCTGTTGTTTGTTTCTGGGTTATTCCAGTTGTCTTATTCCCAGGTAAAGCAGTTACCCCCTAGGgagcaaaagataaaaatgacttgAGAACAATCTTCACCTTTTTGGTTTGATCTTCAGGACTTTTTTGAAGGGTGAGGTGCAGAGATTTGTGTAGGAATACGTGCCACTTGAATGATGAGGATACTGAGGTCCTCTTTTTAGCTCAAAAGTTTCATGACACTTaatttgaaaactagaatttttaaaaaactaaatagcTAAGCAAATAGTATTAGGAACACCTAGGCAGCACAGAAGCCTTCAGATACTTTACTAActgggtgcctcagtttcctcatctgtaaaatgatctcaAGAACAAAATGGCAATCTAATTAAttgcccaagaaaaccccaaatgattggggccagagtcagacacaattgaatagGCAGCAGCAGTAATATAACTTGATAATGGGACCTCATTACACATTTAAGAGttcaaaagatgaaataactCGGATGCGTTCTAATTGCTCTGTTCAACTAGGGATGGATAGCCAATGCAATATGCTTTATGTCGATAATATACAGGTGGCACTGGCAACATGATTACTCTGGTGGTTTCACAGTTTCACTGACTGTAGAAACAATAGTTTTTGACTAAT
Encoded here:
- the PFN2 gene encoding profilin-2 isoform X1; protein product: MAGWQSYVDNLMCDGCCQEAAIVGYCDAKYVWAATAGGIFQSITPIEIDMIVGKDREGFFTNGLTLGAKKCSVIRDSLYVDGDCTMDIRTKSQGGEPTYNVAVGRAGRVLVFVMGKEGVHGGGLNKKAYSMAKYLRDSGF
- the PFN2 gene encoding profilin-2 isoform X2, whose translation is MAGWQSYVDNLMCDGCCQEAAIVGYCDAKYVWAATAGGIFQSITPIEIDMIVGKDREGFFTNGLTLGAKKCSVIRDSLYVDGDCTMDIRTKSQGGEPTYNVAVGRAGRALVIVMGKEGVHGGTLNKKAFELALYLRRSDV